A single region of the Sulfitobacter sp. D7 genome encodes:
- a CDS encoding IclR family transcriptional regulator — translation MEKKQNTLYVGSLAKGLRLLRAFDESHTELSLVELAARSGLDKSAVQRLANTLHIEGMLEKDPATRRYRPSHAWLELAYAYYWSDQLVGQAIPKLIDLSQEIGETVNLAELSKDHIIYVSRLPCQRTYFAATVIGRRLPALSTSAGRAIISTFSPEDREEAIETWPLKPFTARTTMDRATIRNSINEAVQHGHAISSDQMILSEIGVACPITGPDGRAFAAVQCSVSAHTWTRERIRAEILPRLQDTANAISPSSQVHRR, via the coding sequence TTGGAAAAGAAGCAAAATACGCTCTATGTGGGATCACTTGCCAAGGGGCTGCGACTGCTCCGCGCTTTTGATGAATCGCATACGGAATTGTCACTGGTAGAGCTGGCCGCGCGCAGCGGGCTGGACAAAAGTGCCGTGCAACGCCTTGCGAATACGCTGCATATCGAAGGCATGTTGGAGAAGGATCCGGCCACCCGGCGCTATCGCCCCTCCCATGCATGGCTCGAACTGGCCTATGCTTATTACTGGTCAGATCAACTGGTCGGGCAGGCGATTCCCAAGCTGATCGACCTCAGCCAAGAGATCGGTGAGACGGTGAATCTGGCCGAGCTTTCCAAGGACCATATCATCTACGTCAGCCGCTTGCCCTGCCAACGGACCTACTTCGCGGCGACGGTGATCGGGCGGCGGCTGCCTGCGCTTTCGACATCGGCGGGGCGGGCGATCATCTCGACCTTCTCGCCCGAAGACCGGGAAGAGGCGATTGAGACTTGGCCGCTCAAGCCCTTTACCGCGCGCACCACGATGGACCGCGCCACGATCCGCAACAGCATCAATGAGGCCGTCCAACATGGCCATGCGATTTCAAGCGATCAGATGATTCTGTCAGAGATCGGTGTGGCCTGCCCGATCACCGGCCCCGACGGGCGCGCCTTTGCGGCGGTGCAATGTTCGGTCTCGGCTCACACCTGGACGCGCGAGCGGATCAGGGCCGAAATTCTGCCGCGGTTGCAGGACACGGCGAACGCGATTTCACCATCCTCACAGGTGCATCGGCGCTAG
- a CDS encoding catalase, translating to MTDKELGKGGEPRQQTTDREKTMTTAQGGPIADDQNSLKAGPRGPVLMEDHVFREKMFHFDHERIPERVVHARGYGVHGHFELKEAIPELSAADIFQRVGEKTPTFTRFSTVAGNKGSFDLARDVRGFATKFYTKEGNWDLVGNNIPVFFIQDAIKFPDLIHSVKPAPDRGFPQAQSAHDNFWDFVSLSPEATHMTLWQMSDRAIPRSFRFMEGFGVHTFRLVNAEGKSHYVKFHWKPKQGVQSVVWNEALKINGADPDFHRRDMWDAIDAGDYPQWDLGIQVFDDEFADNFEFDILDATKLIPEEQVPVRIIGTLTLDANVDNFFAETEQVAFCTHNIVRGIDHTNDPLLQGRNFSYLDTQIKRLGGPNFTHIPINAPKCPFHHFQQDGHMAMHNPKGRVNYEPNSWGDDGGPRENPEIGFKSYAEEVGGTKQRVRSETFADHYSQARQFYISQTEIEQQHIAAAYTFELSKCQEERIRLRMLSHLMNVHDDLAKQVAEGLGVTEMPEPATPARTPITDLPPSDALSILKNPPNTFAGRKLGLFLTEGADASIVEALEKTFADEGAMVAIVTPHIQGVTLSDGSTRAADEKIDGGPSVVFDAVALVFGDEKADKIAKNKPSQDFVSDAFAHNKFIAWTKAADPLLNAAGVEKDEGTVEVSAENAGDFLQSCRKLRLWQREEKLNWE from the coding sequence ATGACAGACAAAGAACTTGGCAAAGGCGGTGAACCCCGCCAGCAAACCACGGACCGTGAAAAGACGATGACGACCGCGCAGGGCGGTCCGATCGCGGATGATCAAAACTCGCTCAAAGCAGGCCCGCGCGGCCCGGTCTTGATGGAAGACCACGTTTTTCGCGAAAAGATGTTCCATTTCGATCACGAGCGCATTCCAGAGCGTGTCGTTCACGCCCGCGGCTACGGGGTGCATGGGCATTTCGAACTCAAAGAAGCGATCCCCGAACTTTCTGCCGCTGATATTTTCCAGCGCGTCGGCGAAAAGACCCCGACCTTCACCCGTTTCTCAACCGTCGCGGGCAACAAAGGGTCCTTTGATCTGGCCCGTGACGTGCGCGGCTTTGCCACGAAGTTCTACACCAAAGAGGGCAATTGGGACTTGGTCGGCAACAACATCCCCGTGTTCTTCATCCAAGACGCGATCAAGTTCCCCGACCTCATCCACTCCGTCAAACCGGCCCCTGACCGCGGCTTCCCACAGGCGCAATCGGCGCATGACAACTTCTGGGATTTCGTGTCGCTCTCTCCCGAGGCGACCCACATGACGCTGTGGCAGATGTCCGACCGGGCGATCCCACGCTCCTTCCGCTTCATGGAAGGCTTTGGCGTCCACACCTTCCGGCTGGTCAATGCCGAGGGCAAATCCCATTACGTCAAGTTCCACTGGAAGCCCAAGCAAGGTGTGCAATCGGTGGTCTGGAACGAGGCGCTCAAGATCAACGGCGCGGACCCGGATTTCCACCGCCGCGACATGTGGGATGCCATCGACGCGGGCGATTACCCGCAGTGGGATCTGGGCATTCAGGTCTTTGACGACGAATTCGCCGACAATTTTGAGTTCGACATACTCGACGCGACCAAGTTGATCCCCGAAGAACAGGTGCCGGTGCGCATCATTGGCACGCTGACGTTGGATGCCAACGTCGACAACTTCTTTGCCGAGACCGAGCAGGTGGCCTTTTGCACCCATAACATCGTGCGCGGGATCGACCACACTAACGATCCGCTGCTACAGGGGCGGAACTTTTCATACCTGGACACACAGATCAAACGCCTCGGGGGGCCGAACTTTACCCATATCCCGATCAACGCGCCGAAATGCCCGTTCCACCATTTCCAGCAAGACGGCCATATGGCGATGCACAACCCCAAGGGCCGCGTGAACTATGAGCCCAACAGTTGGGGCGACGATGGCGGCCCGCGTGAAAACCCGGAGATTGGGTTCAAAAGCTACGCGGAAGAGGTCGGTGGCACCAAACAGCGCGTGCGCTCTGAGACATTCGCCGACCACTACAGCCAAGCGCGGCAGTTCTACATCAGCCAGACAGAGATCGAACAGCAGCATATCGCGGCGGCCTATACGTTCGAACTGTCGAAATGTCAGGAAGAGCGCATTCGCCTGCGGATGCTGTCGCATCTGATGAACGTGCATGACGATCTGGCCAAACAAGTGGCCGAAGGTCTTGGCGTGACCGAGATGCCGGAACCGGCCACACCCGCCCGGACCCCGATCACCGATCTGCCGCCATCAGATGCGCTCAGCATTCTGAAAAACCCGCCGAACACTTTCGCGGGCCGCAAGCTGGGTCTGTTCCTGACGGAGGGCGCCGATGCGTCGATCGTGGAAGCCTTGGAGAAAACGTTCGCCGACGAGGGCGCGATGGTCGCGATCGTGACGCCGCATATCCAAGGGGTCACCCTGTCAGATGGCAGCACCCGCGCGGCGGATGAAAAGATCGACGGCGGGCCGTCGGTGGTCTTTGATGCGGTGGCCTTGGTCTTTGGCGACGAAAAGGCTGACAAGATCGCCAAGAACAAACCCTCGCAGGATTTCGTCTCGGACGCCTTTGCGCATAACAAATTCATCGCGTGGACCAAAGCCGCCGATCCGCTGCTCAATGCCGCCGGCGTTGAGAAGGACGAGGGCACGGTGGAGGTCTCTGCCGAGAATGCGGGTGACTTCCTTCAGTCCTGCCGCAAGCTGCGGTTATGGCAGCGCGAAGAAAAGCTGAACTGGGAATAA
- a CDS encoding glycosyltransferase: MSFERWKDTAIIIPARNEAKRIGACLSALAPQCNDRIRVILVVNNTDDDTAKIATLAAARHGIDLSVLDLTFPPGMGVGAARRKGGAVAMEQMPHLRQILTTDADCRVSPDWVARSIQHLHRYDALCGRVTLNPEEAACLAGQDPGLEANESAYRRLVLELYARHAPNCADLQNSHGEAPGASLGFTRAAYEAVGGFAPIPCGEDRAIIRAARAAGLRVHHADDIWVEASCRLVGRAAGGMADTLRIRLAGTKYLADDCLPNAATLLDQVQRGTLGCWPAQVPQPQRVPVRELPAHIAKLRAFLNLPEGEEATASPGQAPANCWRGENFPAQVAETSEPRTAGAVELS, from the coding sequence ATGAGTTTCGAGCGCTGGAAAGACACCGCAATCATCATCCCCGCCCGGAATGAGGCGAAGCGGATCGGCGCCTGCCTGAGCGCTCTTGCCCCGCAGTGCAATGACCGTATCCGCGTGATCCTTGTGGTGAACAACACCGACGACGACACCGCCAAGATTGCCACGCTTGCGGCGGCGCGACATGGCATCGACCTTTCTGTGCTCGACCTCACCTTTCCGCCCGGCATGGGGGTCGGAGCGGCGCGGCGGAAGGGCGGCGCCGTGGCCATGGAACAGATGCCCCATCTGCGCCAGATCCTGACCACCGATGCCGATTGCCGCGTCAGCCCCGATTGGGTCGCCCGCAGCATTCAACACCTGCACCGCTACGATGCCCTTTGTGGCAGAGTGACGCTGAACCCCGAAGAAGCCGCCTGTTTGGCGGGGCAAGACCCCGGCCTAGAGGCCAATGAGTCCGCCTATCGCCGCTTGGTGCTGGAACTCTACGCCCGCCATGCCCCCAACTGCGCCGATCTGCAAAACAGCCACGGCGAAGCACCGGGGGCCAGCCTTGGCTTTACCCGCGCGGCCTATGAGGCCGTCGGCGGCTTCGCCCCGATCCCCTGCGGCGAGGACCGCGCGATCATCCGCGCCGCGCGGGCGGCGGGCCTTCGGGTGCATCACGCGGATGACATCTGGGTCGAAGCCTCTTGCAGGCTTGTCGGACGGGCGGCGGGCGGAATGGCGGATACCCTGCGTATTCGGCTGGCCGGAACGAAATATTTGGCCGACGACTGTTTGCCGAATGCAGCGACCCTTCTTGATCAGGTGCAGCGCGGCACTTTGGGGTGCTGGCCCGCACAGGTTCCGCAACCGCAGCGCGTCCCGGTCCGAGAACTGCCTGCGCATATCGCGAAGCTGCGCGCCTTTCTAAACCTGCCAGAGGGAGAGGAAGCAACCGCGTCGCCCGGTCAGGCGCCAGCCAATTGCTGGAGGGGCGAGAACTTTCCCGCTCAGGTCGCAGAAACATCGGAACCCCGCACCGCCGGGGCTGTTGAACTTTCATAG
- a CDS encoding class I SAM-dependent methyltransferase, which translates to MGVGLDHLQGLYAETSDPWGFKHSAYEQAKFAATRAALAQDGYRSAFEVGCGNGQLARHLIDLCARYTGMDAVASALIAARQAVPEGRFIQGFYPGPLPEGDFDLLILSEVLYFLDHPGLEHLASDIATRWPQAEIICVTWRGDTGNPLQGEEALKGFARALSTHEFTCVSETENYRIDRAFPGERA; encoded by the coding sequence ATGGGCGTGGGGTTGGATCACCTTCAAGGTCTCTATGCCGAGACGAGCGATCCTTGGGGGTTTAAGCATAGCGCCTATGAGCAGGCCAAATTCGCGGCGACGCGGGCGGCGCTTGCGCAAGATGGCTACCGCTCGGCCTTTGAGGTGGGCTGCGGCAATGGGCAATTGGCGCGGCACCTGATTGACCTTTGCGCGCGTTATACCGGGATGGACGCCGTGGCCAGCGCCCTCATCGCCGCGCGGCAAGCGGTGCCTGAGGGGCGGTTCATTCAAGGGTTCTATCCCGGCCCCCTGCCCGAGGGTGACTTTGATCTGCTGATCCTGTCAGAGGTGCTTTATTTTCTGGATCATCCGGGGCTGGAGCATCTGGCCTCCGACATCGCGACCCGTTGGCCGCAGGCCGAGATCATCTGTGTGACTTGGCGCGGGGACACCGGGAACCCGCTTCAGGGAGAAGAGGCGCTCAAGGGCTTTGCACGTGCGCTCAGCACCCATGAATTCACCTGCGTGAGTGAGACCGAGAACTACCGCATCGACCGCGCGTTTCCGGGGGAGCGGGCATGA
- a CDS encoding PIG-L deacetylase family protein yields MSRSAPLADALSGREKIVVLAPHPDDETLGCGGLLARAFAGAGAHVVCVTDGSASHPASRDWPPVRLAETRRGELIEALEILGGGTADLTWLGHPDSRLHEVSAADILPALTALIDGQAARHVFVPAREDKHCDHQTTAKLAEALRAQRPDLHFHSYPVWSRFDDPNFTANTAGYGPLTLDTATYRGAKTAAIRAHRSQLGQVVQDDPQGFVLPDAMIDLFAQQEEIFWRMP; encoded by the coding sequence ATGAGCCGTAGCGCGCCCCTTGCCGATGCCCTGTCTGGCCGCGAAAAGATCGTGGTCTTGGCGCCCCATCCCGACGATGAAACACTCGGCTGCGGCGGCCTTTTGGCCCGTGCCTTTGCAGGCGCCGGGGCGCATGTTGTCTGCGTGACCGATGGCAGCGCCAGCCACCCCGCCTCTCGCGACTGGCCCCCGGTGCGATTGGCCGAAACGCGCCGCGGCGAGTTGATTGAGGCGCTTGAAATTCTCGGCGGCGGCACGGCGGACCTGACGTGGCTCGGCCACCCTGACAGCCGTTTGCATGAGGTTTCCGCCGCCGACATCCTGCCCGCGCTGACAGCGCTGATCGACGGCCAAGCCGCGCGGCACGTCTTTGTTCCCGCCCGCGAAGACAAACATTGCGATCATCAGACAACCGCAAAACTGGCCGAGGCGTTGCGGGCGCAGCGGCCCGATCTGCATTTCCACAGCTACCCGGTCTGGAGCCGTTTTGACGATCCGAACTTCACAGCGAACACCGCAGGCTACGGCCCCCTCACCCTCGACACCGCCACCTACCGTGGGGCCAAAACCGCCGCGATCCGGGCGCATCGCAGTCAGCTTGGGCAGGTCGTGCAAGACGACCCCCAAGGGTTTGTCCTGCCCGATGCGATGATCGACCTGTTCGCGCAACAAGAAGAGATTTTCTGGAGGATGCCGTGA
- a CDS encoding acyl-CoA dehydrogenase: MNSAPRFDPFPPSSQPDVLSQAARSALRKAAPSEEAGTAPISASIEILRDAGLMLEDGAASPLRTAHALMQIGAANLSVGRLWEGHVNALRLIRLYGSPAQAEHAKQVIKDGGLLGVWGADGGTPAKAEGSVLQGEKIFASGLGTVTHALISLNSGPKVQLALIDVTDPRRGDATQWDMLGMRATASGTYNFSGLPLGEEARIGAPGDYLKEPHFIGGVWRIAALQAGAAAGLIDAAASALRDIDRLEAEAQLARLMQVLMRVWAGMALVERAGEANVGDHEEETIVGTSIAARLYTEEVALDTIKAVEQSLGLRHFTASSETGRMARDLSVYLRQAARDAFLQRAAGHALSSEKAAWGVFG; this comes from the coding sequence ATGAACAGTGCGCCGCGTTTCGATCCTTTTCCGCCCAGTTCTCAACCGGATGTCCTTTCTCAAGCGGCCCGAAGCGCATTGCGCAAAGCGGCGCCGAGCGAGGAGGCGGGCACGGCACCGATCAGCGCCTCCATCGAGATTCTGCGCGACGCGGGTCTGATGCTGGAAGACGGTGCTGCCTCCCCCCTGCGCACCGCCCATGCGCTGATGCAGATCGGCGCGGCCAATCTTAGCGTGGGGCGTTTGTGGGAAGGCCACGTTAACGCGCTGCGCCTGATCCGGCTCTACGGCAGTCCGGCACAGGCAGAACACGCAAAACAGGTGATCAAAGACGGCGGACTGTTGGGGGTCTGGGGGGCCGATGGCGGCACGCCTGCAAAGGCCGAGGGCAGTGTGTTGCAAGGTGAGAAGATCTTCGCCTCTGGTCTCGGCACCGTCACCCACGCGCTTATCTCGCTCAATTCCGGCCCCAAGGTGCAGCTTGCGCTGATTGATGTGACTGACCCGAGACGGGGCGATGCCACACAATGGGACATGCTGGGGATGCGGGCCACGGCCTCGGGGACGTATAATTTCTCCGGGCTGCCCTTGGGCGAAGAGGCCCGGATCGGTGCCCCGGGTGACTACCTGAAAGAGCCGCATTTCATCGGCGGGGTCTGGCGGATCGCGGCGCTTCAGGCTGGCGCGGCCGCGGGGTTGATCGATGCGGCGGCCAGCGCCCTGCGCGATATAGACCGGCTTGAGGCCGAAGCCCAATTGGCGCGACTGATGCAGGTCTTGATGCGGGTCTGGGCCGGGATGGCACTGGTCGAACGCGCAGGCGAGGCCAACGTGGGCGACCACGAGGAAGAGACCATCGTCGGCACCTCCATCGCGGCGCGGCTCTACACCGAGGAAGTCGCCCTCGACACGATCAAAGCGGTTGAGCAAAGCCTCGGCCTGCGGCATTTCACGGCCTCTTCCGAGACTGGCCGCATGGCGCGGGACCTGTCGGTCTACCTGCGCCAAGCAGCGCGGGACGCTTTTCTGCAACGCGCCGCAGGCCACGCGCTTTCCAGTGAAAAAGCGGCTTGGGGTGTCTTTGGATGA